The Pseudobythopirellula maris genome has a window encoding:
- a CDS encoding alkaline phosphatase family protein, which produces MSIERRRREGAPKRVLLVGWDAADWQMIHPLIEQGLMPTLAGMMERGAWGNLAATRPILSPMLWNTIGTGKRPAEHGVLGFTEPTPEGDSVRPVSSTSRKCKALWNILTQCGLKSNVVGWYASHPAEPIDGVMVSNQFENFRLENGAATPPTAQSVHPVEMAEGLAPTRVHQSEIDLTAVGPFAPRIGELLAQEGEAGKRHSKKLGKLQHMLAQTATMHAATTQLMASTEWDFTAVYYEGIDRFGHEFMEFHPPKMEQVSDEDFEAYRQCMVGIYRFHDMMLETLLTLAGDDTAVIVMSDHGYYNDHLRPDPRPGKAGPVEWHRPFGMLAARGPGVRQGARLYGASQLDVAPTVLELLGLPAAYDMPGRVLAEVIDGETPLPRIETWEEIEGECGMHPADLRVDPTESAAALQQLVDLGYVEAPSEDAAKTVRDTVTSNQMNLAHSLADSFRHREALDVLRSLDEGFRNEPASRTFMATCLLATGEAEQAREVLERLLEETGDKPRIHMMLGSLEFAGRRPEKALEHLELVARADSRLPGLHTKLGEVYLHTKRHALALEAFEKALSIDGESAPALCGLARAQLELSRPQEALDNALIAAELVHHFPRAHLTIGRALAALGDDDGAVEALELCVKQSPGMLAGHKALAQAYRNLGESDKAMQSELRSKSVMA; this is translated from the coding sequence ATGAGCATCGAGCGTCGCCGCCGTGAGGGCGCCCCCAAGCGAGTGTTGCTCGTCGGCTGGGACGCCGCCGACTGGCAGATGATCCACCCGCTCATCGAGCAGGGCCTCATGCCCACGCTCGCCGGGATGATGGAACGCGGCGCCTGGGGCAACCTGGCCGCCACGCGGCCGATCCTCTCGCCGATGCTGTGGAACACTATCGGCACGGGCAAGCGGCCCGCAGAGCATGGCGTGCTCGGCTTCACCGAGCCGACGCCCGAGGGCGACTCGGTGCGGCCGGTCTCGAGCACGAGCCGCAAGTGCAAGGCGCTGTGGAACATCCTCACGCAGTGTGGGCTCAAGTCGAACGTCGTGGGATGGTACGCCTCGCACCCGGCCGAGCCGATCGACGGCGTGATGGTCTCGAACCAGTTCGAGAACTTCCGCTTAGAGAACGGCGCCGCGACGCCGCCCACCGCGCAAAGCGTCCACCCGGTTGAGATGGCCGAGGGGCTCGCCCCCACGCGTGTCCATCAGAGCGAGATCGACCTCACGGCGGTCGGCCCGTTCGCACCGCGCATCGGCGAGCTGCTCGCCCAAGAGGGCGAGGCGGGCAAACGCCACTCGAAGAAGCTCGGCAAGCTGCAGCACATGCTGGCCCAAACCGCCACGATGCACGCCGCCACCACGCAGCTGATGGCCTCGACCGAATGGGACTTCACGGCGGTCTATTACGAGGGGATCGACCGTTTCGGCCACGAGTTCATGGAGTTCCACCCGCCCAAGATGGAGCAGGTGAGCGACGAGGACTTCGAGGCGTACCGGCAATGCATGGTCGGCATCTACCGCTTCCACGACATGATGCTCGAAACGCTGCTCACACTCGCCGGCGACGACACCGCCGTGATCGTGATGTCGGACCACGGCTACTACAACGACCATCTGAGGCCCGACCCGCGGCCCGGCAAGGCGGGGCCCGTCGAGTGGCACCGCCCATTCGGCATGCTGGCGGCCCGGGGCCCCGGCGTCCGCCAGGGGGCCCGGCTGTACGGGGCGAGCCAGCTCGATGTCGCCCCTACCGTGCTTGAGTTGCTGGGCTTGCCGGCCGCCTACGACATGCCGGGCCGCGTGCTCGCCGAGGTGATCGACGGCGAAACGCCCCTCCCACGCATCGAGACCTGGGAAGAGATCGAGGGCGAGTGCGGCATGCACCCGGCCGACCTGCGGGTCGACCCGACCGAATCGGCCGCGGCCCTGCAGCAGCTCGTGGACCTGGGCTACGTCGAGGCGCCGAGCGAGGACGCCGCCAAGACGGTCCGCGACACGGTCACGTCGAACCAGATGAACCTGGCCCACTCGCTCGCCGACAGCTTCCGCCACCGTGAGGCGCTCGACGTCTTGCGGTCGCTCGACGAAGGGTTCCGCAATGAGCCCGCGAGCAGGACCTTCATGGCGACGTGCTTGTTGGCGACCGGCGAGGCGGAGCAAGCCCGTGAGGTTCTCGAACGACTGCTCGAAGAGACCGGCGACAAGCCGCGGATCCACATGATGCTCGGCTCGCTTGAGTTCGCTGGGCGTCGCCCGGAGAAGGCCTTGGAGCACCTCGAGCTTGTCGCCCGGGCCGACTCGCGGCTGCCGGGGCTGCACACCAAACTGGGCGAGGTTTACCTCCACACAAAGCGTCACGCGCTGGCGCTCGAGGCGTTCGAGAAGGCGTTGTCGATCGATGGCGAGAGCGCCCCGGCGTTGTGCGGGCTCGCTCGTGCTCAGCTCGAGCTGAGCCGACCCCAAGAGGCGCTCGACAACGCTTTGATCGCCGCCGAGTTGGTCCACCACTTCCCACGGGCCCACCTGACGATCGGCCGTGCGCTCGCCGCGCTGGGCGACGACGACGGCGCGGTCGAGGCCCTGGAGCTTTGCGTCAAGCAGTCCCCCGGCATGCTGGCCGGTCACAAGGCCCTGGCCCAGGCGTACCGCAACCTCGGCGAGTCCGACAAGGCGATGCAATCCGAACTGCGGTCCAAGAGCGTGATGGCGTGA
- a CDS encoding DUF1559 family PulG-like putative transporter, which produces MANPAYRCSETSPRGRGFTLVELLVVIAIIGILVALLLPAVQSAREAARRTQCKNNLKQLGLGALNFESSYRHMPPGHLGCKVCTLRNSNGETVPSGSPPKPDQWVGVLAQILPFIEENAVYDLLTTNYSIGADQYDFYWQTRANARAAAESEISSYLCPSAPNYAPLFGPTTRVYMSDTSGLTTPHAYGAFETVGNYELGSDRLNVTNALSQSGKRTHYQGVFGVYGELGANTEVLGPNGQGFVVDKDLIGVFSIRSKTKLAKVTDGTSKTLMFGEAPGTIGSNFEDGDSGELVSGYTDAFLWMGANLLPTYQGLDLGRENFIGSAGTNPNFDTKWSYYGSMHPGIVQFCMVDGSVRALGKGIDIPVFKAISSIHGGETVDTNDLL; this is translated from the coding sequence ATGGCGAATCCTGCCTACCGCTGTTCAGAAACCTCCCCTCGTGGCCGGGGTTTCACGCTCGTCGAGTTGCTGGTCGTGATCGCCATCATCGGCATCCTGGTGGCGCTGCTGCTGCCGGCCGTGCAGTCGGCCCGCGAGGCGGCCCGGCGCACGCAGTGCAAGAACAACCTCAAGCAGCTGGGGTTGGGAGCGCTCAACTTCGAGTCGAGCTACCGGCACATGCCGCCGGGGCATCTGGGCTGCAAGGTCTGCACTCTGAGGAACTCGAACGGAGAAACGGTCCCTTCGGGATCACCCCCTAAGCCGGATCAATGGGTCGGCGTGTTGGCTCAGATCTTGCCGTTCATCGAAGAGAACGCGGTTTACGACCTGCTGACCACCAACTACTCGATCGGCGCCGATCAGTACGATTTCTACTGGCAGACTCGAGCGAACGCTCGCGCCGCGGCCGAGTCGGAGATCAGCAGCTACCTTTGCCCTTCGGCGCCCAACTACGCGCCGCTGTTCGGGCCGACGACCCGTGTTTACATGTCGGACACGAGTGGCCTGACAACCCCTCACGCCTACGGGGCGTTCGAGACCGTAGGGAACTACGAGCTGGGTTCGGATCGGCTGAATGTCACTAATGCGTTGTCGCAGTCGGGCAAACGGACCCACTACCAAGGCGTGTTCGGGGTGTACGGCGAGCTCGGCGCCAACACCGAGGTGCTTGGTCCAAACGGCCAAGGCTTCGTGGTCGACAAAGACTTGATCGGCGTCTTCAGCATCCGCTCGAAGACCAAGCTCGCCAAGGTGACCGACGGCACGTCGAAGACGCTCATGTTCGGCGAGGCGCCCGGAACCATTGGCAGCAACTTCGAGGACGGCGACAGCGGCGAGCTCGTCAGCGGTTACACCGACGCCTTCCTCTGGATGGGCGCCAACCTGCTGCCGACCTACCAGGGACTCGACCTCGGTCGCGAGAACTTCATCGGCTCGGCGGGCACGAATCCGAACTTCGATACCAAGTGGTCGTACTACGGCTCGATGCACCCCGGCATCGTTCAGTTCTGCATGGTCGACGGCTCGGTGAGGGCGCTGGGCAAAGGAATCGACATCCCGGTTTTCAAGGCGATCTCATCCATCCACGGCGGCGAGACGGTCGACACGAACGACTTGCTCTGA
- a CDS encoding glycoside hydrolase family 13 protein, with amino-acid sequence MKHPNRSAMRRSGVWGNAASSPTGLGLALVAVIALSGCDANAPPSTAAPPSPPAPVPAWAEGAVFYQIFPERFRNGDPSNDPIRESLEAPSRVSEDWRVSRWGADWYARDEWETQRGDNFYRDGVYDRRYGGDLQGVIDKLAYLKSLGVDAIYLNPIFYAPSLHKYDGASFHHIDPHFGPDPAGDLAQIAAEAHHAPDEWFWTAADKLFLRLLREAHERDLRVVIDGVFNHTGRQFFAFQDLVERQQDSTYKDWYKVGAFDDPATPADELRVRGWNGHRALPELADTPRGDDLAPGPKAYVLAATRRWMDPDGDGDPADGVDGWRLDVAPEVPTPFWLEWNGLVRSINPQALTVAEQWDNAPAYLEATGFGSTMNYHGFAYPVKGYLIDGVLPPSEFARMITERWEAFPQSRRHAQWSLIDSHDTQRVASMIVNADGERPYFNPERFDYDAGERSSPRGWSEYQVRKPTERERRLQRMVALMQVTFPGAPTLYYGVEAGMWGADDPDDRMPMVWGDLAYDDQAADPLGRPREPDPVGVDDELWRFYQSACWLRSQITALRGGDYEVVTADDRRNLFAFKRTQGDVTAFVFFNRSEDTHEIDTELPAGGAIHEAFTASGQSDRVEVRSEGSRLKVRLPGLDAVVVLSRPGEPGGADK; translated from the coding sequence CGTGGGCCGAGGGGGCGGTGTTCTATCAAATCTTCCCCGAGCGATTCCGCAACGGCGATCCCTCGAACGATCCGATCCGCGAGTCGCTCGAAGCCCCCTCCCGTGTTAGCGAAGACTGGCGCGTTTCGCGTTGGGGAGCCGACTGGTACGCCCGCGACGAGTGGGAGACCCAACGCGGCGACAACTTCTACCGCGACGGAGTCTACGACCGCCGCTACGGCGGCGATCTGCAGGGCGTGATCGACAAGCTCGCTTACCTCAAGAGCCTGGGTGTCGACGCGATCTATCTCAACCCGATCTTCTACGCCCCCTCGCTGCACAAGTACGACGGGGCGAGCTTCCACCACATCGACCCTCACTTCGGGCCAGACCCCGCGGGCGATCTCGCCCAGATCGCCGCCGAGGCCCACCACGCTCCGGACGAGTGGTTTTGGACCGCAGCCGACAAGCTCTTTCTCCGCCTGCTGCGCGAAGCGCACGAGCGTGATCTGAGGGTGGTTATCGATGGCGTGTTCAACCACACCGGCCGCCAGTTCTTCGCTTTCCAAGACCTTGTTGAACGGCAGCAAGACTCAACCTACAAGGACTGGTACAAGGTCGGAGCGTTCGACGACCCGGCGACGCCCGCCGACGAGCTGCGTGTGCGGGGCTGGAACGGGCATCGCGCGTTGCCCGAGTTGGCCGACACGCCTCGCGGCGACGACCTCGCCCCCGGGCCCAAGGCCTACGTGCTCGCCGCCACGCGTCGCTGGATGGACCCCGATGGCGACGGCGACCCGGCCGACGGCGTCGACGGCTGGCGGCTCGACGTGGCGCCCGAGGTCCCCACCCCCTTCTGGCTCGAGTGGAACGGCCTGGTCCGCTCGATCAACCCGCAAGCGCTCACCGTCGCCGAGCAATGGGACAACGCCCCCGCCTACCTCGAAGCGACCGGCTTCGGCTCGACGATGAATTACCACGGCTTCGCCTACCCGGTGAAGGGTTACCTCATCGACGGCGTGCTGCCGCCGAGCGAGTTCGCCCGGATGATCACCGAGCGGTGGGAGGCGTTCCCCCAATCGCGGCGGCACGCTCAGTGGAGCCTCATCGACTCGCACGACACGCAGCGGGTGGCGTCGATGATCGTCAACGCCGACGGCGAGCGGCCGTACTTCAACCCCGAGCGGTTCGACTACGACGCCGGCGAGCGGTCGTCACCCCGCGGCTGGAGCGAATACCAAGTCCGGAAGCCGACCGAGCGCGAGCGCCGACTGCAGCGGATGGTCGCGCTGATGCAAGTGACGTTCCCCGGTGCGCCAACGCTCTATTACGGCGTCGAGGCCGGCATGTGGGGCGCCGACGACCCCGACGACCGCATGCCGATGGTCTGGGGCGACCTAGCTTACGACGACCAAGCCGCCGACCCACTCGGCCGGCCCCGTGAGCCCGACCCGGTCGGCGTCGACGACGAGCTGTGGCGGTTCTACCAGTCGGCCTGTTGGCTGCGGAGCCAGATCACCGCGCTGCGCGGCGGCGACTACGAAGTCGTAACGGCCGACGACCGGCGGAACCTCTTCGCTTTCAAACGCACGCAGGGCGACGTCACGGCGTTTGTCTTCTTCAACCGCAGCGAAGACACGCACGAGATCGATACCGAACTCCCGGCGGGCGGCGCCATCCACGAGGCCTTCACCGCGTCCGGCCAGTCAGATCGTGTGGAGGTGCGCAGCGAAGGGAGCCGACTCAAAGTGCGGCTGCCGGGGCTCGACGCGGTGGTCGTGCTGAGCCGTCCCGGCGAGCCGGGCGGGGCCGACAAATAA